The nucleotide window GGGTGAGCGAGCGAGTGAGTGAGTGCACGTTTACTGTCCTCATATCCCATTTGCAGAGCAGATCTTGTTAGATGATGTAATCTAATCTGCACATCAGTGCAGATCTGAGATGCTGCAGGGATCGGGACGCTGCGGCTCCTTCCACGTCGTTTGACAACGAAACAGCAGcttaactgtaaaaacaaaacatttttctgtttgagtCGGCTACCGTCAGAACAAAAATACCTTTGACTTGCATAATTTGAGAGAATCAGATTCAACCCCAAAAATCAAGAATCGGTCGGGTTCTGTTGGAGTCGGATAAGTTACTAATTTAACATGTAATGAATTCATTGCCTCCCTCATAAAACACTTGCAAGCTgattgttttgatatttggatTTTGACATTATTTACGTCCGAGTTTATTAGCTTGAAGTctatttcttcctctccttgaTGCTGCTTTTGCTGAGTGGCACATTCTGTCCTCCAACTATTGATCAACAGCAGACCGGCGTGAAACTGTCGACTGTGCTGTGAAGAGAGAATTGTTGGACCAActcaacaaacataaaacattgtATTCAAATCCATTTTTAAGCAATTGTGTTAATCTAACGTCTTAACCTGATTGCAAACCAAATGGGATCCATTTGCGTTACCGGTAGTATGTAAAAACTTCTGTTTTTTGCTCCCAGTGACCAAAAAGTCTGCAGGGTGCCTTTAAAATCTCAAGCTTTGATACACAGAGTGTCTTTATGTCACAAAAATGAGGACTTCTGACACCTTGTCACTGTCTTATTAACACGTGTCCTTGCCTTTAAGGACTTGAGCCTTGACTGCAGGCACACATGATATTTGTTTCATAGTATTTATCTCTGTTACtcatcactctccctctcctttgGCTCGGACAGATCTCCAGCTGTGCGGAGGCCAGCGCTGCAATAAAGCAGACTTTGCTTGGGAGACTTTTAAAACTCATAATTAACTGAGGCGCTATGAGCATGACCTAGATTATACTGTAGCATGGTAGCTCGCATTGCCTGGTAGCTGTTAGGATTGCGGCTCATTATTCCTCCTACTAGCCTTATGTCTAGAAAtcttttattaataattatttctgAGGCTATAAACTAACACTGTACCTGTTATTCCTGGCTTCGTCATCGACAGATTTCACTGAATATCGTCCCAGATCTCATGTTGTTAAACACACAAACCCTGCGCAGACTTTGACAACATATTTGAGCGTACCAAAGGGAAAACAGAGCGATGTGGCTCCGTCgctctcttgttttctctctgtctgagctCTGCGACGGACGATTGAGCGAGGGGTCTGGATTTAGGATGGACCAGGATGTGCACACCcatgcacacgcgcacacatcAGGATGTCAATGCAATTAGACCACAGAGGGCCAGACTACTGCGCTATGGATGACTGGCTACAACTAAATGGATGATAGGCCGATCCGTTTGACAGAACTGGGTTAAGAAATATAGTCCTTCCATTTCCTGCAGCGTGACGTCTCAGATGTTCTCTGACCGGAGAACAGAAAGGGTTAAACCTCCCTTTTTTTTGCTAATCTCTTCTCCTCAGACTGCACCGTTGTGTTCACTCAGAGGTTAAACTGCATGTGTCTTCCCAGGGCTGCCAGGCAAAGAGGataaggaggatgaggaggctgAGGAAGGTGCGGCTCCTTCAGCAGACGGGGACGGGGACGCCGGTTTGGCAGACACCTCCACGCCATCCGCTAAGCTGCTAACGCCATCCCAGCCAGGGAGCGCAGGTGAGGAAACAAATCCCTCAGACGCTAAACAAACGCTGTAACTAACTTCAAACTCCACTCCGTTTAGGAGGGCAGCATGCTGTTACTTTCATAAAACGTCCTGTAGCTGCTTCAATATCAGTAAATCTGTCAGAGGACTGGGAAAAACAATTACCCCGCATCCCTTGCCTGAAGCCTTTTAATTGCTTCCAATGGGAGGAGAAAGCTGCTCATTCAAGCTGTGACTCTGCAGAAGTcctgagaaaagaaaagaaaagactggGAACAATTGCCAGATATCCCCTCCGTACTGTCTCTGGAGGTAAATAACGATCGATCCGGTGACAATAGATGcctttaaaaagctgaaaacacacacaagtattGATCAAGTGTTCAGTGACAGCAGAGTTAAGGCAGGGTGACAAATTGTTCTTATTATTGATTAAACATACGAGAACAATAGGCGCAACTACAATTTTGTTAATACGTGCGTTTATATCCACCTGTTTCTATGCACATTTCCCATATTTCCGTCACATTTTCAATGTTGTCTTCGGCTGGTCATCTTCTGCAATAGTGCAATACAGCACATCCTCACCCACAACCCAATTATTTATGTTTGCTGtgaggcagcgacctctagcggctggagtaattattacagctgcaaaggaggaagtgaggagaagcaGTATAAAGAGTGGAAAGTCCATATGGGGAGGAGGTCGTAGATGGACGAtcaggttaaacaagcacaggactttcattcattttagtgcctaaacctaaagtAGTTttgtggcggtactggctgTAAATTGCTCACAGGCTCAGcacaacctacataaaaatataaataaaaaacatgtaaaaccaGGGGTATGACCAATATCCACTACTaggacaataaaccaataaataaatgcctcttctacaagccccagggaaataaaaggtcaaactgaaggtgtaaagctgcttccactcctcaatcaggagtctttctccccacctgtgcacaggtgatctgaatcccctgcaatcAGTCATGAGGAAAATcagccaaacaaagaaaaatagcaagtcTCAAACAACTGGACTGCTAGGACCTTTCTTGGGGACTATTTTAAGCGGTGGATTAATACACAATTGGTGCTCGAGCAGTGTTCGTATGCAGGAATGAATCACAATAAACATGTTCGTTCTTCAACAATGGCGCTCTATGGCACAGATGAGGCTTTGACACAGATATGTTAGTACAGTAGGgtcaatttattgtttttgtttattggaTTGACGATaagaacaaaaatgtcattattcaaCAGTAAACCTGCTGTATTATCATTGTAAACTTAAATATTAGTCCGTTGTATACTTTGTATTAGTCCTTCATCATGGACTTGACTTCTGGTTAAGTATGTTTCAGATCCACTTTCAGCCCAGTTCACAGGAGCAGATGTAACCCACATTACCTCGCCCAGAATAGCAGATGTTGTCAAGCGATTTTTAAAAATAGACCTGTCAAATGTGCCATTCGCTGACGACGGGACGCTACGGGGATCTCTAGCTCGGTGCGTCACAAATCAGTGACCGAGGACAATAATGTTAGAGGTCCGTCTGTCTGCCGTTTGAACGTCCTCCCTCAAGCAAAAAATCAGTCGATGAGAGTATCCgctgcaaataaacacatttacagctATCATACGGGCTCTCCTATCTGTTTTAATTGACCCGCCGCGTGAACTGCATCTGTCTGAGAAGCAGATAAactctccaacacacacaaccGGCCCCTCCTCAGTATGCACGGCTCTAACTTCTCCACGAGCTCCGTCTAAATTGCTTTCTCTGAAGTGAGCCAAATTGAAAACGAAGGCAATCAGATGAAAACTACACGGAGCTCTCAGCTTCGTGATGCAGCATCAACACGAAGCCAATTAaagatttctgtgtgttttttttttgttgttggagGGGGTCGTCGCCCGCGTGACATCAAACGAATCCTTCACCTTTATTAACTCGGCTGGTCTGCAGATTAAAGGTGCCTTAGGTGAGACCTCTGAAGGTTTAATGGCAAAACCCAGAGAAGTGAAGACATAAATACAGCCCCCGTGCTCTAATAGTGTTTCCACTGAGGACTAAATGAAACTACTCCTCACAAGAAATGATCCGTGAAGCAAGTCGTGTAATATGGGTTTTGCTGATTTTCGGAAGATTAGTGTTCATTCATCTTTTTAGACGGCGCGCTCTCTCGCTTTGTGTTAATAATTAACTGAATCATCTCAAGACGGCTCCGGGATCTTGAATTCTTGTGATTTATACTGAATTTCAAATCAGATATTCACAGTCATCTGCGCTTAATAGCTGCCGGGCAGGGTTAAACGCAGAATATTGCCTCGTTGATCAAGAGAAAGCTTGACGTGTGATTTTTTAGCCGCGCTATCGTAGCCTGGGGAGGGTAATGCCTGTCGTCTTTGGGTTGGTGTGCCCACTACTTTggcccaaaataaaatatctcaaTAACTCTTGAATGTtcaatagtaatagtaatacaTTTCAGttgtaaaccaaaaaaaaaactaactaaaaaaactagctaaccagctagcccgtcccggtccaaagctcccagTTCAGACAGCTAGCTGAGCTAagtagctaatggcagctacaattagcagcaattagcgtgcctctggtgatatactgctgccccctattggttgtaagtatgaatttgacaggtggccaattcttgcatattgcacccTGTGAATAGGATCTATTATGTgcaccagctagtcgctaactgtgATGCTGTTTAGTCGTCAGTGGAACTAAAATGAAATCTAAATCTGAGCAGTTAAAATGACCTCTCAGTTGGTTTCCACAGGCCCTTTTGCTTTCATGCTGCGTCTGTCTAACTGTAGATGTGTGCACCGTCCCTACCACGAGAGAACCGTTCCCACAGGAATGTGTCAGATGACCGAGCAGCATGCAGCGGAACGTAACGCTCTGATCCATCCTTGTACTGCAGCCACCACATACCAAACCCTGTCCAGGCTGCCTCGGCCAGCCCGGCGGCTCAGATGCGACGGCTATTGGCACGAGTGAGGAAACAAAACGTGGCACTAATTCAATAACACGTCACGTTTTCTGAGTCAGTAGCATCCAGACCATCCCCATCGCCCTGGAAAGTAAACAAATGGACCGAGAAGTCATTGGCATAACACCGTGCTGGACCCCACCTACTTTATCAGTGGCCTCCACATTCACATCgcctgcagctgtgtgtttgttttacactCCGGCCACATTTTCCCACACAGCCACTGTCTGTTTTGACAGGATGACATTGTCAGCGCAGTCATATTTAATACCATCATTTAAAGCTGCTAATGTCAGGACTTTCTAGAGTATTAAACACAGCTCCCTATGACTCATATGGAGCCACATTCATTTCTCACTCTAGTGCTACAAGTAATGATTATTGCCACCATTGATCAGTCTGCTGGCTGACTGTTAACCATGCTAGCGGCACGGAAGTATTTGGCAATGTTGGTCCACAACTGTGTCAAACACTACtggatggattaccatgaaaCGTGCATATTtaacattcatggttcccagatgatgaatccGAATGACTCGGTGACTCCTTGGCTTTTCCACTAGTGCACCATGAGGTTGATGTTTGtaggtttaaataaaaaagtcttTGAAATTCTGCACATTCATACATCATCCCCTGAGGATTAATCATtatcattttgattttgatcccctgacttttcatcacgTTTGATAATCAGGACGAAACTAATCCCAGTCCAGTTCAACATGCTTGCTTGGACTGACAGGAAGTCAAATATTTGGTATTTTGACTTCATAAAAGATTTAAACgattttctgtcatttgtcAAATTTTATTAGGCAGAAATTATCTCAGGACTAATCcagatttaaagggacagttcaccccaaaatccaaaatccatATTTTTCCTCTAACGTGTCACACTGTtgatccatctagattgttttggtgtgagttgcagagtttcgGAGATATTTTCTTCTCGTGCAAacacagaaggaagcgtgcagTTAATCATGGATGAGAGGCCAGCTAAGTTTCTTGTCCATGAGTTGATGCATGCTGCACACAACAAGGCCAGCGGCTCATCTCGAGTAGCCTAACCTGATCAGGAGACATTGCTCTACGGCCAATATCTCAGcaactcaaaccaaaacaaggaaaaaatatgcatttttgattttgggctTTAACCATCCCTTTAAAATACCTCAGGGCACTGTGTTTATAATCCTGTCATTCCCTCCTGGCAAATTAAAAGTCAGTATGGAACAGGATGTTTAATGGCTGTACTGCTTGTACTTTCCTGGCAGCAGCGTGTCAGCGTGTGGAAGCACTGAATGTACTGACTGATGCCGACGTGATGCCATTAATGCTCTTAACAAAACCGTCCAGCGCGATGCTGAGGGATCGTTATGAGAAGGGTGCATCAGGGAGCCATCTCAACAGCATATCActttttgttattaaatattcatcaaggattaattaaaaaactgaGCATCAGGGCAAAAACAAAGCTCCTCGAAAAATATTTTGAGAACGTGATGAAGCTTCAAAAGACAGCTGAGGATGTCTGAAGTAAAGTGCTGCGTCGTCGCGCAACAGTGAAAGATGCAGCAGCTGGCAGTCGGGTAATATTTCCTGGAGCTTGACGTTTTCATCACAACCTGCGATGATGATTCAGCTCCGGGGTCAGGAGATGAATGAGGAGAAACGATGAAGACTCTGTCAacaggcagacagcagggagcGTGCAGTGAGCTAAACGTTTGTGAAAATCCTCTGCCACTCTCGAGGATCTGAGGCAGGAAAAGAGCAGGGCTTCGTTCACTCGAGTACAGAAAGTGTCAACGCTGTAAACACACGCCAAAGCACTGATAGACGCTCTAATATGAGCACACACGGACGCAAATTGTACaagaaacaacattaacattaatccAAGTGAAAGGGCTTCGGGGTGTGTGCGCCTCAGCACCGTCACGGTCGTGTTAAGCACGCTGTGAACCACTTCACTCTCCTCCATAGAGCCAAAAGCTGCAGATTTTAAGTTTAACTGtaaatgaagcagcagctgACACGCATTGAATCTAtgcaatgcaaaaaaacaacagccagaAGCAGAGGACATAAAGCATGGGAAGagacttgtaaaaaaaaataaatcagggcAGTCAACGAGAACAGAAAAGTGTCCCGGTCTAAAAATAACAAACCCACCTATGGGAGTTTCCCCTCTTTAAATGCGGGTGTTGAAGGGAAATCATAAACAAAAGGAGCGAATTGGGGGACCAGGACAGGGTGGGATGGGAAACGCATGAATGCAACCCGTAAAAGTACATTAAAAGACGGATGAGaaagacttaaaacaaaaacactacaCCACATGAATTCCACTTGTAGTTTTATTTAGGAAATGAATTAGACATCTTCAATCTATATGGAAGATTTAAGGGTCTTGCGGTGATGATGTCTGCACATTTAGGTCCTTAAACTGGCATGTGACATTACCACCCGATGTAATGCACTCCCCAGACGTCGCCGGACATatttaaccccccccccccccccccccttttttttcacagatttacGTCAGTGCTTTTTGGCCGTGTCTCTAATCTAACAGAGGAAATTactgcaaaatgtatttatgagCGCACACTTCACTAAACCTGCCCGCTGTGTGATTTACTGTGCTGTCAGGCCACCCTGTTCATTTATCCACGTCATCGTGGTGCATTAAAGCACCTGGCTCTTTATGGAGGAGTGATTGTCTCTGATAGGCTTGCAGCAAAAAATGACTGATGAGCCCGTGTGTGTGCAAACGACAGAGATGCAATTAGAAGCTGCTGCCTTTATTAACAcagagaggttttttttaaagcagccaCTAGCAGAGAGTCTCAATGTGCTCTTTTATGTGGTGGAAAGATAGCATGTGGTTATGTTTTATGGAAAAGAACATGGAGGCGACTCAGAAATCAAAAATGTCTCTCGCCAATCTACGGGGCATGTTGCCGTGTGACGTGACTTGTGCAACATCCCAGTCAAGCCGCCCTCTGGTAAATTGAACTGCGTAAACGTGCATGGCGCAGACGAGCTTTGCAGGCGTCTCTGTCGTTTTCACGCAAACACATTTCTACATGGTTAGTATTTAAATTTCCAAAGCAAAGCCATTTCCTGCGCTGCGCTAAACGCTGTCTAACACAATCATAATTAAGCGTACTAGCATAGAAACTCCAGATGGCTTACGTAATGAGAGAGAAACTAGCTCTGTGGTTCTGAGTGGGCTGAtgtcgaacacacacacacacacacacacacacacacgccactgTCTCTTCTTTCTAACGCCCAGTTCAGTTTGAAGTTGCCTTCTTACAAGCTTTTGAACAGGATTAGCACATTAAGAGGATAGCATGCTTTCACCACATTGGATATGAGCCAGTTTGTTTTCTGGCTCAGATACTTTGATACGCTGATTAAATGCTTCTGTGTTGCACAGAATGTTTACAGCTGTTGATTTCCTTGTTGTCTTCCATTTCAATTACTCATTCagatattaaaggagacatattatgctcattttcaggttcctaatgttattttgggttcctactagaataggtttacatgctttaatgctcaaaaaacacaccagttttctcatattgtccagtgctgcagctctgtactCCCCCTCtatctgaaatgctctgttttagctcctgtctctttaaggcccctcctctgaaatacccagtctcctctgattggccagctcacacacacctgacccaaaaaaaatcaatacttacgtgccaaactagcagctatgcataaattatgcaaatgtatgacatggtgacgtggtgtgatgtcacaaagtcgaAGAATTAAAGggggactactgatgaggcatttcaggagtagtgttttctgtgggagagaggagcttctgttggtatCTCCTTTAAGCTATTTGAAACTAATTTAACCActgaatttcttctctcttttcagacATTCCCACAGAAACTCCCTATATTATCCTGGACACTGAAGACTGGATGTCCAGCCTGACAGACAGCGACGTCACCTTCCTTCCCGACTGTAATAAAGAGCGCTCCGGGATCTGCAACCTCTCCGACACGTGGGAATCCACAACCCACTCAAACATTAAGCCCACGCAAAACAACACTGCCACAAACCAGTCAATCAGCCCCTTCCTGATCCCAGCTCCGCTCATGTTGGTGCCGCTGTACACCGACTGGAACAGTGCCATGGCAGCTTGGGGCATGGCCTGGGAGGCGCATGTTTACGGGGCTGGTTGCGCCTTTGCGATGCTAACGATAGCATCGGCGCTCAATCTGCTCTGCTTGCCGCTACGATGCCCATCCGGATGTGGCTACTTTGCTCTGGTCAGCCTGTTTCTGCTAGCCGCCGGTTGTACTAGATCTTTCTCGCTCTTGTACGATGCCTACGGCCACCAGGATCGTTTACCCTCCACAGAGGCCTCGCTGATGCTCTACGAAGCACCGTTTCCCTGCTTGACTGCAGCGTTCGGTCTggttttcctcctcctctccatgcGCTCAAGGATGCAGCTCTCCTACTCAGCCTTCCAAAGACCCTGTTTCCTGGCCTGCctggttttcctgcactttgccGCTGCATTCGGACCGGTGACGTTACTGAAGTTTTACCAGCAAAAGCCTCcactttgcctctttctttcactcatcTCCCGTGGAGCCTTTGTAGCACTGGCCACATTTCTGTCTACTGCCTATTTTGTATTCTATATCTACGTGCGGGCGGATTCGAAGCACATCTACCACCTTAACAACACGTCGCCAACGCCTGCTGAGCGCTACAACCGCTGCCCCTTCGCAGAGAGCCGGGACTGGGACCGTGCAGCTGTGACCGTTTGTCTTTCAGCGTTGTTTTCCTTAGCATGTGCAGGACTGCAGTTGTATGCAATTCTCAATGCTATGGGTGTTgctggtggagaggaggtcttCCACCCTTGGCCCTGGTGGGGTTTTCAGTTTAGCTGCAGACTGTGTGAGCTCGGCGTTTGTCTCACCTTAGCCTTGGTGGTCGCACAACCGGTCTACTGTTCTGACCACCTCCCAGCTGCAGGGAGCTGCTGGACTGAACTCTTGGCCTCCAAGTCTCCCATCCTGCCTGGGAGCTACCAGTGGTCCCTGAGCCATCAGGAGAAGCTCGCCATCGTCGATACCGTTGGGCTTGGGGAGACAGAGAGCCTTCCTCTTTACACTCTGATGGATGAGAGGCTTGGTAGCAGTCTGAACGGTCTGGACCTTCTCTACCACAGCAACAGGGGCTTGGCATACCGGGACCTCGACTTGGATTTGGACTTGCAAGGTTCAGAAAAGCCAGGGGATGGAGGAGGCGAAGAGCCCTCAGGTGCATCCTCATTTACAAGTGACTCAACCACAGACCTGCGGCCACCTTCCCCCATCAACCTGCGTCGCAGCATAGACGAGGCACTCTTCAGTGAAGCCCTCTTTCCCATGAGCCTCTTCAGTCCTTCAAGGCCAATTCGCTGCAGTGATCTATCCATAAACAACCACTGTGCACTTCCCAGCAACGGCCTCTGTGATCCTCTCTCAGCTGACCCTGGCCTTTATCGGACCTCTTCCTGCGTGGAGATGGCCTCTAAACCCCAGCCCCCTTACACCCAAACTCAACGAGA belongs to Pagrus major chromosome 14, Pma_NU_1.0 and includes:
- the prrt4b gene encoding proline-rich transmembrane protein 4, whose amino-acid sequence is MLRLLRTLAFCFWCVVLLNKQAVADEEALWGPTPSRENPPKIKQSSSWWPKLPSLPSIPFRIPFYGSSEDSNEATALTTTAKGLTEPISQLQDNSGSGEGSISDASEPPTALAQELLTSVTKIGTESLPTGTSDSPHGGTAQSHNDTLVSDSYSPTSTSIRNTLFTNSPTSTGTPEQNATHTHPPWGTAPAAGPSMGATTQHVPEEHTDEEDFTEKILSTIAPETTVPTALTWAAAQTTTTIPGLVETTLTSRHPPRSSETTSDTKPQDSTVSVTLHAREAAVTETHPAQSEADLGFSEARSGPVEEQPGVITTAVGIDRKLESITSTTQSQRVNFPIAGELEAEEGAAPSADGDGDAGLADTSTPSAKLLTPSQPGSADIPTETPYIILDTEDWMSSLTDSDVTFLPDCNKERSGICNLSDTWESTTHSNIKPTQNNTATNQSISPFLIPAPLMLVPLYTDWNSAMAAWGMAWEAHVYGAGCAFAMLTIASALNLLCLPLRCPSGCGYFALVSLFLLAAGCTRSFSLLYDAYGHQDRLPSTEASLMLYEAPFPCLTAAFGLVFLLLSMRSRMQLSYSAFQRPCFLACLVFLHFAAAFGPVTLLKFYQQKPPLCLFLSLISRGAFVALATFLSTAYFVFYIYVRADSKHIYHLNNTSPTPAERYNRCPFAESRDWDRAAVTVCLSALFSLACAGLQLYAILNAMGVAGGEEVFHPWPWWGFQFSCRLCELGVCLTLALVVAQPVYCSDHLPAAGSCWTELLASKSPILPGSYQWSLSHQEKLAIVDTVGLGETESLPLYTLMDERLGSSLNGLDLLYHSNRGLAYRDLDLDLDLQGSEKPGDGGGEEPSGASSFTSDSTTDLRPPSPINLRRSIDEALFSEALFPMSLFSPSRPIRCSDLSINNHCALPSNGLCDPLSADPGLYRTSSCVEMASKPQPPYTQTQRDTVEGAPPSPSLSTSSSCSSPERWRGSSSSCSLYRASLGGSSLVLCPSPERQARQLLQQGGTGNVPSSGHADPQRLYQTLGAASQESLDLDMSSEADRSVQEEFISVCRQIDALSICSETIDL